Proteins from one Cicer arietinum cultivar CDC Frontier isolate Library 1 chromosome 3, Cicar.CDCFrontier_v2.0, whole genome shotgun sequence genomic window:
- the LOC101500404 gene encoding E3 ubiquitin-protein ligase BRE1-like 1 isoform X2 yields MGSMGETDRKRRHFNSLSHTPATAKKLPFLPISEDKKLDIAVLHYQNQKLTQKLETQKLEYASLENKFSQLKERQQSYGSTLAVVKKSWEQLVNDLESCSERTRESRCKADSRFASSTEDGSSSTVQDVFLSRLLQTGATDTSSTYHYANEMEQHREITAEKAKSILNNIVTSINNFQCLKDGFRTALLKKLQGDVSCGQKLSNDLDLESKNLRLALSELHLKHKSLASDFRIQRDLDAKNKAELKRLKGELESMVEELEESNHKLATLKVEKDAAKGVVLPVLTVGNTHIPNDKIRDKQKDLQDMESTLKELLDQASTRLVELKSLHEERIRVLQQLCDLQNTLKNLKWITSSHAFQLVRDQIDKSKSEVREYQALYEKLQVEKDNLAWREREWYIKNDLADLFQRSMVVSDLRVADIRTEMQKTIEQRNVIENKLKEEAKEPGMKEIIAEFKSLLSSFPEEMGSMQNQLSKHKESASDIHSLRADVQSISSILDRKVKECDVLSVRSAGQLAEINSLLAVVQDLRVTEDEMKLILRMYRHETIDSRDVMEAREAEYRAWAHVQSLKSSLDEHNLEVRVKMANEAEARSQQKLAAAEAEIADMRQKLDDSKREMCKLSDVLRSKNEENEAYLSEIETIGQAYDDMQTQNQHLLHQITERDDYNIKLVLEGVRARQKQDSLLMENRLLDQEIQQSNVSLKIYDTKAARIEDQLRFCSDQIQKLADNKFQSSVFLENSEKKLSDIRPSSQQVRDTAVELQSKISSSRVTRMELQVELEKERFAKKRVEEDLEVARRNLSHLKAQNEGTSVTDKLQEELGEYRKIVKCSICRDRTKEVVITKCYHLFCNPCIQKIAGSRQRKCPQCGASFGANDIKPVYL; encoded by the exons ATGGGGAGTATGGGTGAGACTGATAGAAAACGGCGTCACTTTAATTCCTTGTCACATACACCTGCAACTGCCAAGAAGCTACCCTTCTTGCCAATTTCTGAAGACAAAAAG CTTGATATTGCTGTACTTcattatcaaaatcaaaagctTACACAGAAATTAGAGACTCAGAAGTTAGAATATGCATCTCTTGAGAATAAATTTTCTCAACTGAAGGAGAGGCAACAGTCATATGGTTCTACTTTAGCAGTAGTCAAGAAGTCTTGGGAGCAG CTGGTTAATGATTTAGAGTCGTGTTCTGAACGCACAAGAGAGTCTAGGTGCAAAGCAGATTCCAGATTTGCATCAAGTACAGAAG ATGGCAGCTCATCTACTGTTCAAGATGTTTTTCTTAGCCGACTTTTGCAAACTGGTGCAACTGACACTTCCTCCACATATCACTATGCAAACGAGATGGAACAGCACAGAGAAATTACTGCTGAAAAAGCTAAAAGCATTTTGAATAATATAGTGACATCTATTAATAACTTTCAGTGTCTGAAAGATGGATTTCGTACTGCATTACTGAAAAAGCTTCAAGGAGATG TTTCATGTGGGCAGAAGTTGTCCAATGATCTGGATTTGGAAAGTAAAAACTTGAGATTGGCATTAAGTGAACTTCACTTAAAGCACAAGTCTTTAGCAAGTGATTTCCGAATTCAGAGGGATCTGGATGCCAAAAATAAAGCCGAGCTTAAACGGTTAAAAG GGGAACTGGAAAGCATGGTTGAAGAGTTAGAAGAAAGCAATCACAAACTTGCAACACTTAAGGTAGAGAAAGATGCAGCCAAAGGGGTAGTTCTCCCAGTATTAACAGTTGGCAATACACACATTCCTAACGATAAGATCAGAGACAAACAAAAGGATTTACAAGATATGGAATCTACTTTGAAGGAGCTATTG GACCAAGCTTCAACACGATTAGTGGAACTGAAAAGTCTTCATGAAGAAAGAATAAGGGTATTACAGCAATTGTGTGATCTACAG AACACATTGAAGAATTTGAAGTGGATTACTTCTTCCCATGCATTCCAATTGGTTAGAGATCAGATAGACAAATCAAAATCGGAAGTGCGGGAGTATCAGGCCTTATATGAGAAACTACAG GTTGAGAAGGATAATCTTGCATGGAGGGAGAGGGAGTGGtacattaaaaatgatttagCTGATCTTTTTCAAAGATCTATGGTAGTTTCTGATCTTAGGGTGGCTGATATACGCACTGAGATGCAGAAAACAATAGAGCAAAGAAATGTGATTGAAAATAAGCTGAAAGAGGAAGCAAAAGAACCAG GAATGAAAGAAATTATTGCTGAATTTAAATCTCTGCTTTCTTCATTTCCTGAGGAAATGGGATCTATGCAAAATCAACTAAGTAAGCATAAAGAATCAGCTTCAGATATCCATTCTCTGCGTGCAGATGTGCAGTCTATTTCCAGTATCCTTGATCGGAAG GTTAAAGAATGTGATGTATTATCCGTTAGGTCTGCCGGTCAACTTGCTGAGATAAACAGTCTGCTTGCTGTG GTTCAAGACTTGCGAGTGACCGAGGATGAGATGAAGTTGATACTGCGAATGTATAGACATGAGACCATTGATTCAAG GGATGTCATGGAAGCAAGGGAAGCAGAATACAGAGCATGGGCACATGTTCAAAGTTTGAAATCATCTCTTGATGAGCACAACTTAGAAGTTCGAGTTAAGATGGCAAATGAAGCCGAAGCCAGATCGCAGCAAAAGCTTGCTGCGGCTGAAGCTGAGATAGCAGACATGAGACAAAAATTAGATGATTCTAAAAG GGAGATGTGTAAACTGTCTGATGTCTTGAGAtcgaaaaatgaagaaaatgaagCCTACTTATCTGAAATAGAG ACTATTGGACAAGCATATGATGACATGCAAACCCAAAATCAACATCTGTTGCATCAGATTACTGAGAGAGATGATTACAATATTAAG CTTGTTTTAGAAGGTGTAAGGGCTAGACAAAAACAGGATTCTTTGCTCATGGAGAACAGATTATTGGACCAAGAGATCCAGCAATCAAACGTATCTCTGAAAATATATGATACAAAAGCTGCAAGAATTGAAGACCAG CTGAGGTTTTGCTCAGATCAGATTCAAAAACTTGCAGACAATAAGTTTCAAAGTTCTGTCTTTTTGGAAAATTCAGAAAAAAAACTGTCGGATATTAGACCATCATCGCAACAGGTTAGGGATACAGCGGTAGAATTGCAATCTAAAATTAGTAGTAGCCGGGTGACTCGTATGGAGTTACAAGTAGAACTTGAGAAAGAAAG ATTTGCTAAAAAGAGAGTAGAGGAAGATCTCGAAGTTGCTAGGAGAAACTTGTCACATCTTAAAGCACAAAATGAGGGTACCTCAGTAACTGATAAGCTTCAAGAGGAACTGGGAGAGTACAGGAAAATCGTCAAGTGCAGTATTTGCCGAGACAGGACAAAAGag
- the LOC101500404 gene encoding E3 ubiquitin-protein ligase BRE1-like 1 isoform X3, with amino-acid sequence MGSMGETDRKRRHFNSLSHTPATAKKLPFLPISEDKKLDIAVLHYQNQKLTQKLETQKLEYASLENKFSQLKERQQSYGSTLAVVKKSWEQLVNDLESCSERTRESRCKADSRFASSTEDGSSSTVQDVFLSRLLQTGATDTSSTYHYANEMEQHREITAEKAKSILNNIVTSINNFQCLKDGFRTALLKKLQGDVSCGQKLSNDLDLESKNLRLALSELHLKHKSLASDFRIQRDLDAKNKAELKRLKGELESMVEELEESNHKLATLKVEKDAAKGVVLPVLTVGNTHIPNDKIRDKQKDLQDMESTLKELLDQASTRLVELKSLHEERIRVLQQLCDLQNTLKNLKWITSSHAFQLVRDQIDKSKSEVREYQALYEKLQVEKDNLAWREREWYIKNDLADLFQRSMVVSDLRVADIRTEMQKTIEQRNVIENKLKEEAKEPGMKEIIAEFKSLLSSFPEEMGSMQNQLSKHKESASDIHSLRADVQSISSILDRKVKECDVLSVRSAGQLAEINSLLAVVQDLRVTEDEMKLILRMYRHETIDSRDVMEAREAEYRAWAHVQSLKSSLDEHNLEVRVKMANEAEARSQQKLAAAEAEIADMRQKLDDSKSFFREMCKLSDVLRSKNEENEAYLSEIETIGQAYDDMQTQNQHLLHQITERDDYNIKVVITKCYHLFCNPCIQKIAGSRQRKCPQCGASFGANDIKPVYL; translated from the exons ATGGGGAGTATGGGTGAGACTGATAGAAAACGGCGTCACTTTAATTCCTTGTCACATACACCTGCAACTGCCAAGAAGCTACCCTTCTTGCCAATTTCTGAAGACAAAAAG CTTGATATTGCTGTACTTcattatcaaaatcaaaagctTACACAGAAATTAGAGACTCAGAAGTTAGAATATGCATCTCTTGAGAATAAATTTTCTCAACTGAAGGAGAGGCAACAGTCATATGGTTCTACTTTAGCAGTAGTCAAGAAGTCTTGGGAGCAG CTGGTTAATGATTTAGAGTCGTGTTCTGAACGCACAAGAGAGTCTAGGTGCAAAGCAGATTCCAGATTTGCATCAAGTACAGAAG ATGGCAGCTCATCTACTGTTCAAGATGTTTTTCTTAGCCGACTTTTGCAAACTGGTGCAACTGACACTTCCTCCACATATCACTATGCAAACGAGATGGAACAGCACAGAGAAATTACTGCTGAAAAAGCTAAAAGCATTTTGAATAATATAGTGACATCTATTAATAACTTTCAGTGTCTGAAAGATGGATTTCGTACTGCATTACTGAAAAAGCTTCAAGGAGATG TTTCATGTGGGCAGAAGTTGTCCAATGATCTGGATTTGGAAAGTAAAAACTTGAGATTGGCATTAAGTGAACTTCACTTAAAGCACAAGTCTTTAGCAAGTGATTTCCGAATTCAGAGGGATCTGGATGCCAAAAATAAAGCCGAGCTTAAACGGTTAAAAG GGGAACTGGAAAGCATGGTTGAAGAGTTAGAAGAAAGCAATCACAAACTTGCAACACTTAAGGTAGAGAAAGATGCAGCCAAAGGGGTAGTTCTCCCAGTATTAACAGTTGGCAATACACACATTCCTAACGATAAGATCAGAGACAAACAAAAGGATTTACAAGATATGGAATCTACTTTGAAGGAGCTATTG GACCAAGCTTCAACACGATTAGTGGAACTGAAAAGTCTTCATGAAGAAAGAATAAGGGTATTACAGCAATTGTGTGATCTACAG AACACATTGAAGAATTTGAAGTGGATTACTTCTTCCCATGCATTCCAATTGGTTAGAGATCAGATAGACAAATCAAAATCGGAAGTGCGGGAGTATCAGGCCTTATATGAGAAACTACAG GTTGAGAAGGATAATCTTGCATGGAGGGAGAGGGAGTGGtacattaaaaatgatttagCTGATCTTTTTCAAAGATCTATGGTAGTTTCTGATCTTAGGGTGGCTGATATACGCACTGAGATGCAGAAAACAATAGAGCAAAGAAATGTGATTGAAAATAAGCTGAAAGAGGAAGCAAAAGAACCAG GAATGAAAGAAATTATTGCTGAATTTAAATCTCTGCTTTCTTCATTTCCTGAGGAAATGGGATCTATGCAAAATCAACTAAGTAAGCATAAAGAATCAGCTTCAGATATCCATTCTCTGCGTGCAGATGTGCAGTCTATTTCCAGTATCCTTGATCGGAAG GTTAAAGAATGTGATGTATTATCCGTTAGGTCTGCCGGTCAACTTGCTGAGATAAACAGTCTGCTTGCTGTG GTTCAAGACTTGCGAGTGACCGAGGATGAGATGAAGTTGATACTGCGAATGTATAGACATGAGACCATTGATTCAAG GGATGTCATGGAAGCAAGGGAAGCAGAATACAGAGCATGGGCACATGTTCAAAGTTTGAAATCATCTCTTGATGAGCACAACTTAGAAGTTCGAGTTAAGATGGCAAATGAAGCCGAAGCCAGATCGCAGCAAAAGCTTGCTGCGGCTGAAGCTGAGATAGCAGACATGAGACAAAAATTAGATGATTCTAAAAG CTTTTTCAGGGAGATGTGTAAACTGTCTGATGTCTTGAGAtcgaaaaatgaagaaaatgaagCCTACTTATCTGAAATAGAG ACTATTGGACAAGCATATGATGACATGCAAACCCAAAATCAACATCTGTTGCATCAGATTACTGAGAGAGATGATTACAATATTAAG
- the LOC101500404 gene encoding E3 ubiquitin-protein ligase BRE1-like 1 isoform X1 produces the protein MGSMGETDRKRRHFNSLSHTPATAKKLPFLPISEDKKLDIAVLHYQNQKLTQKLETQKLEYASLENKFSQLKERQQSYGSTLAVVKKSWEQLVNDLESCSERTRESRCKADSRFASSTEDGSSSTVQDVFLSRLLQTGATDTSSTYHYANEMEQHREITAEKAKSILNNIVTSINNFQCLKDGFRTALLKKLQGDVSCGQKLSNDLDLESKNLRLALSELHLKHKSLASDFRIQRDLDAKNKAELKRLKGELESMVEELEESNHKLATLKVEKDAAKGVVLPVLTVGNTHIPNDKIRDKQKDLQDMESTLKELLDQASTRLVELKSLHEERIRVLQQLCDLQNTLKNLKWITSSHAFQLVRDQIDKSKSEVREYQALYEKLQVEKDNLAWREREWYIKNDLADLFQRSMVVSDLRVADIRTEMQKTIEQRNVIENKLKEEAKEPGMKEIIAEFKSLLSSFPEEMGSMQNQLSKHKESASDIHSLRADVQSISSILDRKVKECDVLSVRSAGQLAEINSLLAVVQDLRVTEDEMKLILRMYRHETIDSRDVMEAREAEYRAWAHVQSLKSSLDEHNLEVRVKMANEAEARSQQKLAAAEAEIADMRQKLDDSKSFFREMCKLSDVLRSKNEENEAYLSEIETIGQAYDDMQTQNQHLLHQITERDDYNIKLVLEGVRARQKQDSLLMENRLLDQEIQQSNVSLKIYDTKAARIEDQLRFCSDQIQKLADNKFQSSVFLENSEKKLSDIRPSSQQVRDTAVELQSKISSSRVTRMELQVELEKERFAKKRVEEDLEVARRNLSHLKAQNEGTSVTDKLQEELGEYRKIVKCSICRDRTKEVVITKCYHLFCNPCIQKIAGSRQRKCPQCGASFGANDIKPVYL, from the exons ATGGGGAGTATGGGTGAGACTGATAGAAAACGGCGTCACTTTAATTCCTTGTCACATACACCTGCAACTGCCAAGAAGCTACCCTTCTTGCCAATTTCTGAAGACAAAAAG CTTGATATTGCTGTACTTcattatcaaaatcaaaagctTACACAGAAATTAGAGACTCAGAAGTTAGAATATGCATCTCTTGAGAATAAATTTTCTCAACTGAAGGAGAGGCAACAGTCATATGGTTCTACTTTAGCAGTAGTCAAGAAGTCTTGGGAGCAG CTGGTTAATGATTTAGAGTCGTGTTCTGAACGCACAAGAGAGTCTAGGTGCAAAGCAGATTCCAGATTTGCATCAAGTACAGAAG ATGGCAGCTCATCTACTGTTCAAGATGTTTTTCTTAGCCGACTTTTGCAAACTGGTGCAACTGACACTTCCTCCACATATCACTATGCAAACGAGATGGAACAGCACAGAGAAATTACTGCTGAAAAAGCTAAAAGCATTTTGAATAATATAGTGACATCTATTAATAACTTTCAGTGTCTGAAAGATGGATTTCGTACTGCATTACTGAAAAAGCTTCAAGGAGATG TTTCATGTGGGCAGAAGTTGTCCAATGATCTGGATTTGGAAAGTAAAAACTTGAGATTGGCATTAAGTGAACTTCACTTAAAGCACAAGTCTTTAGCAAGTGATTTCCGAATTCAGAGGGATCTGGATGCCAAAAATAAAGCCGAGCTTAAACGGTTAAAAG GGGAACTGGAAAGCATGGTTGAAGAGTTAGAAGAAAGCAATCACAAACTTGCAACACTTAAGGTAGAGAAAGATGCAGCCAAAGGGGTAGTTCTCCCAGTATTAACAGTTGGCAATACACACATTCCTAACGATAAGATCAGAGACAAACAAAAGGATTTACAAGATATGGAATCTACTTTGAAGGAGCTATTG GACCAAGCTTCAACACGATTAGTGGAACTGAAAAGTCTTCATGAAGAAAGAATAAGGGTATTACAGCAATTGTGTGATCTACAG AACACATTGAAGAATTTGAAGTGGATTACTTCTTCCCATGCATTCCAATTGGTTAGAGATCAGATAGACAAATCAAAATCGGAAGTGCGGGAGTATCAGGCCTTATATGAGAAACTACAG GTTGAGAAGGATAATCTTGCATGGAGGGAGAGGGAGTGGtacattaaaaatgatttagCTGATCTTTTTCAAAGATCTATGGTAGTTTCTGATCTTAGGGTGGCTGATATACGCACTGAGATGCAGAAAACAATAGAGCAAAGAAATGTGATTGAAAATAAGCTGAAAGAGGAAGCAAAAGAACCAG GAATGAAAGAAATTATTGCTGAATTTAAATCTCTGCTTTCTTCATTTCCTGAGGAAATGGGATCTATGCAAAATCAACTAAGTAAGCATAAAGAATCAGCTTCAGATATCCATTCTCTGCGTGCAGATGTGCAGTCTATTTCCAGTATCCTTGATCGGAAG GTTAAAGAATGTGATGTATTATCCGTTAGGTCTGCCGGTCAACTTGCTGAGATAAACAGTCTGCTTGCTGTG GTTCAAGACTTGCGAGTGACCGAGGATGAGATGAAGTTGATACTGCGAATGTATAGACATGAGACCATTGATTCAAG GGATGTCATGGAAGCAAGGGAAGCAGAATACAGAGCATGGGCACATGTTCAAAGTTTGAAATCATCTCTTGATGAGCACAACTTAGAAGTTCGAGTTAAGATGGCAAATGAAGCCGAAGCCAGATCGCAGCAAAAGCTTGCTGCGGCTGAAGCTGAGATAGCAGACATGAGACAAAAATTAGATGATTCTAAAAG CTTTTTCAGGGAGATGTGTAAACTGTCTGATGTCTTGAGAtcgaaaaatgaagaaaatgaagCCTACTTATCTGAAATAGAG ACTATTGGACAAGCATATGATGACATGCAAACCCAAAATCAACATCTGTTGCATCAGATTACTGAGAGAGATGATTACAATATTAAG CTTGTTTTAGAAGGTGTAAGGGCTAGACAAAAACAGGATTCTTTGCTCATGGAGAACAGATTATTGGACCAAGAGATCCAGCAATCAAACGTATCTCTGAAAATATATGATACAAAAGCTGCAAGAATTGAAGACCAG CTGAGGTTTTGCTCAGATCAGATTCAAAAACTTGCAGACAATAAGTTTCAAAGTTCTGTCTTTTTGGAAAATTCAGAAAAAAAACTGTCGGATATTAGACCATCATCGCAACAGGTTAGGGATACAGCGGTAGAATTGCAATCTAAAATTAGTAGTAGCCGGGTGACTCGTATGGAGTTACAAGTAGAACTTGAGAAAGAAAG ATTTGCTAAAAAGAGAGTAGAGGAAGATCTCGAAGTTGCTAGGAGAAACTTGTCACATCTTAAAGCACAAAATGAGGGTACCTCAGTAACTGATAAGCTTCAAGAGGAACTGGGAGAGTACAGGAAAATCGTCAAGTGCAGTATTTGCCGAGACAGGACAAAAGag